One Oharaeibacter diazotrophicus DNA segment encodes these proteins:
- a CDS encoding GFA family protein: protein MEHFEGGCLCGDVRLVATGRPNRIGLCHCLDCRKHHGALFYAAAIFPVDSVAVTGTTGSYAGRHFCPRCGSSVFADGGDEIEVHLGILDAPDQVVPTYECWTIRREAFLPPFPVTERYERNREEDGS, encoded by the coding sequence ATGGAGCACTTCGAGGGTGGATGCCTGTGCGGCGACGTCCGTCTGGTGGCGACGGGCCGGCCGAATCGGATCGGCCTCTGCCACTGCCTGGACTGCCGCAAGCACCATGGCGCCCTGTTCTACGCCGCCGCGATCTTCCCGGTGGACTCGGTCGCGGTGACCGGGACGACCGGCTCCTACGCCGGCCGCCACTTCTGCCCGCGCTGCGGATCGTCGGTGTTCGCCGACGGCGGCGACGAGATCGAGGTCCATCTCGGCATCCTCGACGCGCCGGACCAGGTGGTGCCGACCTACGAGTGCTGGACGATCCGCCGCGAGGCCTTCCTCCCGCCATTCCCGGTGACCGAGCGCTACGAGCGCAACCGCGAGGAAGACGGTTCCTGA